One part of the Candidatus Eisenbacteria bacterium genome encodes these proteins:
- a CDS encoding NTP transferase domain-containing protein, producing the protein MPLSDVRAIIPVAGVGTRLRPHTHTVPKALINVAGKPILAHILDDLSALGVGRVVLIVGHMGDRIETYVRRHYGHLETEFVEQPDPRGLGHAVYLARAAASGGPVLIDLGDTIIRADLSRLVPGAPSMLGVKEVADPRRYGIVELVEGRVKRLTEKPDKPASNLALVGFYYLKDSALLFECLDELIRRDVRTRGEYQLTDALQLMLERGETMLPLPVDAWFDCGSPETLLLANRELLDRGAPAPHLPGSIVVPPVFVAPDATVEGSILGPHVTVASGAVLRGCSVRNSIVNENAHVEDIFLEDSVIGERAQVRGRRKRLNVGDSSEVELS; encoded by the coding sequence GTGCCACTTAGCGACGTCCGCGCCATCATCCCGGTGGCCGGCGTGGGCACCCGACTCCGGCCCCACACGCATACTGTCCCCAAGGCGCTCATCAACGTCGCGGGCAAGCCCATCCTGGCTCATATCCTGGATGACCTGTCCGCGCTGGGCGTGGGGCGGGTGGTGCTCATCGTGGGGCACATGGGTGACCGCATCGAGACCTACGTGCGGCGCCACTACGGGCACCTCGAGACCGAGTTCGTGGAGCAGCCGGACCCGCGCGGCCTGGGCCACGCGGTGTACCTGGCGCGCGCGGCCGCCTCGGGCGGGCCGGTGCTGATCGACCTGGGCGACACCATCATCCGGGCCGACCTGTCGCGCCTGGTGCCGGGCGCCCCCAGCATGCTGGGGGTAAAGGAGGTCGCCGACCCGCGGCGCTACGGGATCGTGGAGCTGGTGGAGGGGCGCGTGAAGCGCCTCACGGAGAAGCCCGACAAGCCGGCCAGCAACCTGGCGCTGGTGGGTTTCTACTACCTGAAGGATTCGGCGCTGCTGTTCGAGTGCCTGGATGAGCTGATCCGCCGCGACGTGCGCACCCGCGGCGAGTACCAGCTGACCGACGCGCTGCAGCTCATGCTGGAGCGCGGCGAGACGATGCTGCCGCTCCCGGTGGACGCGTGGTTCGACTGCGGCTCCCCGGAGACGCTGTTGCTGGCCAATCGCGAGTTGCTGGACCGCGGCGCCCCCGCGCCGCACCTGCCGGGCTCGATCGTGGTGCCCCCGGTGTTCGTCGCCCCGGATGCCACGGTGGAGGGCTCGATCCTGGGGCCGCACGTGACCGTGGCCTCGGGCGCGGTGCTGCGGGGGTGCTCGGTGCGCAATTCGATCGTGAACGAAAACGCCCACGTGGAGGACATCTTCCTCGAGGACTCGGTGATCGGCGAACGGGCGCAGGTGCGCGGCCGACGCAAGCGGCTGAACGTCGGGGACTCCTCCGAGGTGGAACTGAGCTGA